The genome window CTGGTCGACATCGCACAGCGATCCCCCGACCGGCGCAGCAGGACACCGGGTGTGGGCGAGCGCATGCTCGTCCACACCTTTCGCACCAGCAGCAACACGTCCGGCCGGCATGCGTACGAGCGTCCCTGAACCCCGGCCGGTGTCGGTGCGCCCGGATAACGTGAGGACATGACGTCTCTGATCGCCGGGCCCGACCACCGCGAACGCTGCGCATGGGTGGGTGACGATGCGGAGTACCGCCGCTACCACGACGAGGAATGGGGAACCCCGCTGCACGGCGACCGCGCGCTGTTCGAGAAGATGGCACTCGAAGGCTTCCAGGCAGGACTCTCCTGGATCACCATCCTCCGCAAGCGCCCTCGATTCCGAGAGGTCTTCGGCGGATTCGACGTCGAGACGGTCTCCGAGTTCGACGAGTCCGACATCGAACGGCTCATGGCGGACGCCGGGATCATCCGCAACCGCGCCAAGATCGAGGCGACGATCGGCAATGCCCGCTTGGTAAGAAAAATGGCAGAGGGTGAGCTCGACGAGCTGATGTGGTCGTTCGCGCCCACCCCCGGCATCCGCCCCGCCTCCTTCGCCGACGTCCCCGCGGTGACTCCCGAGTCCACGGCCATGAGCAAAGAGCTGCGCCGCCGCGGCTTCCGCTTCGTCGGACCCACCACCATGTACGCGCTCATGCAGTCAGCAGGAATGGTCGACGACCACATCGAGGGATGCTGGCGGGCCTGACCCCACCCCGCGCAGCCTGCCGCGCCCGGCCATGACTTCGAGTGACCCTCGGGATCGTCGATCCCCTCGATATACTCGGTGATCGGGGGGAACGCCCAGCGCAGCGCGCCGGGTTCATGCAGGGCGCGGTCTCCCCATCCGACCGTGAGGAGCATGAGTGGCAACGCGCATGGCATCGACACCGCCGACGCTGGCGGGGTACAGCTACGTGCGTCCGCTCGGTTCCGGCGGCTTCGCCGACGTGTTCCTCTACGAGCAGGACATGCCACGTCGCGTCGCCGCGGTGAAGGTCCTTCTCGCGGATGCAGTCAACCGTGAGGTGCTGCGCACCTTCAACGTCGAGGCCGACATCTCCGCCCGCCTCAGCGCACACCCGTCGATCGTGACGATCTACCAGGCGTCGATCTCGGCGGACGGTCGCCCGTACTTCGCGATGGAGTACTGCCCCGACACCATGAGCGCCCGCTACAAGAAGGCGCCGCTCGCGCTCGCGGAAGTTCTCGACACCGGCGTGCGCATCGCCGGTGCCCTCGAGACCGTGCACCGGGCAGGGCTGCTGCACCGAGACATCAAGCCATCGAACGTCCTCATCAACTCCCTCGGCGCTCCCGTGCTCGCCGACTTCGGCATCGCTGCCGCCGTGATCGACGAGGGCGACGGAGAGACGATCGCGATGTCCGTGCCGTGGAGCTCGCCCGAGGTGCTTCAGGAACGCGTCTCCGGCTCCGTGCCGAGCGAGATCTGGAGCCTCGGCGCCACCCTGTACACACTGCTCGCCGGTCGGAGCCCGTTCGAGCGGCCCGACCGCGGCTCGAACTCACGCGACCAGCTCACCGAGCGGATCATCAAGGCCCGCTACACGGCCGTGCCCGTGCCCGGCATCCCGCCGATCATCGACGAGATCTTCGCGACCGCGATGCACCGCGATCCCGCCAAGCGGTTCGCGAGCATGGCCGACTTCGCCGAGAGGCTGCGCTGGGCGCAGTACGAGCTGGGCATCCACCCGACAGCCTTTGAGGCGGCATCCGCCGAATGGGCGGCCGCCGCCCCGGTGAGCTTCTCCGACTCCGCGCCGCGCGGGCCCGTGATCACCACGGTGGCCCCCGACTCGCGTCGGGCCGTCCGCGCCGCACGCCAGCAGGCCGCACCCCGCGACCGCGACGACCTGCCCGCCGCCCGCACCAAGACCCGCTCGCCCCTCGTCGCGGGCGTGATCGGCGCGCTGATCGGCGCCGCCGTGCTCGCCGGAGTCGGCATCGCGGTCCTCTACCTGACAGGGATCCTCTGATGGCCATCGGCGACCGCAACCGCGCGGAGACCAAGCCCCGGTCGCGAAGCCGTCTGATCGCCGCGATCTCGGGTGTCGCAGCCCTCGCCGTGGTGGTCACCCTCGCCGTCACAGCGCAGGGATACCAGTCGCAGGAGGTGCCCCGACTCGAATCCGCGGTCTGGGTGATGCGAGACAGCGGCCAGTACGCCCGAGTGAACACCGAGCTCGCCGAGATCGACACGGTGCGCAACGTCGACGATCCCGAGGCCGTCTGGCAGAGCGGATCTGCCGCGGTTCTGTACGCGCAGGGCAACAGGCAGCGCTGGGATCTCGACCCGGCCAGCCCGACCGATCTGCTGTCCGACTCGTCCGACGCGGGAACCCCGCTCGCCTCCGAGCCGACCCCTGCGGGCACGAGGGAGATCCTCTCCGCAGGCCCCTACGTGGCCTACCGCACCGACACCGGTCAGGTCTCGGTGACGACGCTCGACCGGGGTGCGGCCACCGCGCTGGTCGACCCGTTCGCGGGCGTCGAGGTCGAAGAGGGCGAGGACCCTCCGACCTACACGGCGGATGCGATCGGGCTCTCGCCCGAGGGTCTGCTCGTGCTGTACTCGGCCGATGAGGGCGCGGTGCGCCGATTCGACATCGACGAACACCGATTCCTCGGAGATCCGGCATCCGTCTCCTCGGCTCCCGAAGCGGGCGAGGGGCTGTCCGTGACCGTCGTGGGCGACCGCTGGGCGATGCTGCAGACGGGGTCCGGTGAGCTGTGGCTCCAGGGTCGCGACGAACCCGTCGAGCTCGATGTCGCCGACGATGCGCGCCTGCAGGAGGGTGCCACCGCGGGCGAGTCCCTGTTCATCGCCGACTCCGACGGACTCGTGTCGGTCGACCTCGACTCGGGAGAGTCCGAGCGCGTCGCGGACGCCACCGGTGTTCCCGCGGCTCCGGTGGTCGTGGGCGACGATACTTATGCCGCCTGGCTCGACACCGGCGGTGGCACCCTGTGGGTCGATGGCGAGACCGTACCGTTGCGGGTCCCCGACGAGGCACTCGACTCCGCGACGATCGAGCCGGTCTTCCAGGAGAACGGCGACCGCGCAGTGCTGAGCGAGACCGGAACGGGACTCATCTGGACGGCGCCAGACGGTGAGTTGATCCCGCTCGAGCAGTGGGCCATCGAAGACGAGACGGAGCAGCAGGAGGGCACCATCATCGTCGAGGACGTGGCGGAGCAGCTGCCCCCCGTCGCCGTGGACGACGCGTTCGGCGTCCGCGCCGGCGAGCAGGTGATCCTCCCGGTGCTGCTCAACGACCACGATCCGAACAAGAAGGACGTCCTGACGATCGACCCCGACTCGGTGGCAGGCGGTCTCGGGGATCCCGCATTCGGCGACCTGACTCTCGTCGCCAACGGGCAGTCCCTCGTCGTCAACGTCAAGGCGGGATCCGGCCAGACCTCCTTCACCTACGCCGTGACCGACGGTGCGGCGGTGTCACCGCCCGCGACCGTGACCCTGACCGTCGTCGACGCGGGCGTCAACTCGGCACCCGTGTGGTGCGGCGTCGACGCCTGCCAGCAGGAGTGGCCGACTCCGCAGCTCCTTCCCGGTGGCAGCACCGTGGTCTCCGCACTCTCCGGCTGGGTCGACCCCGAGGGCGACCCCTTCGTGCTCAGCGACGCCTACGAGACCGACTCGTCATCGCCCGTGATGGTGGTTCCGATGGCGGACGGTCGTGTGGCGATCCGTCACACCGACCCGAACGCGGCGGATGCGGTGATCGCCGTCACCGTGGTCGTCGAGGACGTGCACGGCGCGACAGCCGAGAAGACCCTCGACGTGCAGGTCACCGGCAGCCCGGCCCTCGTGGCGTCGCCGGTCGCGCTGACAGCCCGCGTGGGTGAGCTGCAGTCCATCCGCATCTCCGATCACCTGTCCGGCGGCTCCGGTTCGTACCGACTGGTCGATGCTGTGCAGACGGCCGCCACCGCGCAGGGCCTCGAGGTCACCCCGAATGCGGCCTCGGGCACGGTCGAGCTGACCGTCGCAGAGCCGGGGCAGTATGTCGTGACGTACACCGCCCAGGACGTCTCGACGCAGGCCGAGCAGTCCGCGGTCATCCGCATCACCGCCGTCGACGGCTCATCCGGGCTCGCGATGGCTCCCCTGACCGCCTTCGTCCGCGAAGGTGAGGACACGACCGTCGACGTGCTGCGTGCGGTGCAGAACACCAGCGGCCGGGTGCTGATGCTGTCCGACGCCGTGAGCTCGACTCCGCAGCTGAACGTGCGGGTGGTCGGCAACGAGAGCATCCGCGTGAACGGCACGACCGAAGACGGCGAGCCCGGAGTCATCGGCAGGGCCACGGTGACCGTCGCCGACGGTTCCGGAGCCGCGGTGCAAGGCACCGTCACGGTCTTCCTCACCCCGCCGTCGACCGTGACCCGCCCGATCGTGTTCCCGGATGCGATCACGGTGCGCGCAGGCTCCCTCACCCGCATCGCCGTCACGGCGAACGACGTCGCTCCGCGAGGTGAGCCGCTGGTCGTGCTCCCCGAGGTCACCGGATCCGGCGAGGCCGGCGAGCTCGTCTTCGCCGACCGCAACGCGCTGCGGTACCTCGCACCGACCACGCCGGGCACCTACCGGCTCACGTACTCCGTCTCGCTCGAGCGCAATCCGTCGCTCTCCGACAACGGCACCGTGACGGTCACGGTCGTGCCCCCGGGGACGAACCGCGCGCCGACGCCGACCACTCTGACCGGTCGGGTGCTCAGCGGCCAGACGGTCTCGCTGCGGGTTCCGGCGAACGGGATGGACAGCGACGGCGATCGTGTGGTGCTCACCGGCATCGAGCAGCCAGAGAAGGGCGCGGGCACCGCGACGATCTCGGCGAGCGGCGAGTCCATCGTCTACCGGGCTCCCGCGGCCGGTGTCCAGGGCGGCCAGGCCAGCTTCCGCTACACCGTGCGCGACCCGCAGGGTGAAGAGGGTTCGGGTCTGGTCCGCATCGGAGTGCTCGACGCGGACGTCGACGACACAGCCCCCGTGACCTTCAGCGACTACGTGCGCGTCGAGGCGGGTTCGAAGACCCCGATCGTGCTCGACCCCCGTTCGAACGATCTCGACCCCGCGCAGAGCGAGCTCGAGATCACCGAGCTGGTGCCCAACGCTCCACCGGTCAAGGGCAACCCGCTGTACGACCGACTGAATGCGCTGATCGATTCCGACACCGACCTCGACGAGGGACGGGTCGTGCTGCGTGCGGGAGACACCGCCGGCACCAACTCCTACTTCTACACGGTCAAGTCGAAGCGCACCTCGAGCACCGCGCAGGGCCTGATCGTGGTCACGGTGACCGACGGTGCCGTCGCCGATCAGCCGAGCGTCGCCGACACCGTCCTCACCGCACGCGACCGCGATGACCTCGCGGACCGCGGCATCGACGTCGTGACCGATCGCGTGAGCTGGCCGTCGGGAGACACGTCGTCGCTCACCCTGAGCCTGTGGGGCGACCAGCCCGGGTACACCGTGCAGGGCAACCGCATCGTGGGCACCGCTCCGACCGAGGGCGCGCTCGTCCCGTTCCAGCTCAAGGGCAAGGGGTCGGGCGGACGCGACGTCGTCGCGTACGGATTCCTGCGCATCCCCGCCTTCGATGACATGCAGGTGCAGCTCAAGCCCGGGTCCACGCCCGTCGTGGTCGACGAGGATGCCGCGGCATCGTTCGACGTGGGCGACTACGTCGATCTGACGGCATCGGATGCCATCGAGGTCGGCAGCGGTCAGTTCGGCGCCCAGCGTGCGGCTGCGTCGTGCGTCGCGGAGGGATCCGGTGGCGCGACCTACCGGGCGGGCCGCGAGGCGCCGTGGTCGGACACCTGCCTCGTGCCCGTGCGGCTCAAGGGGCAGGAGCGCTGGTCGTACATCGACGTGCCCATCAGCATCCGTCCGGCCGAGCCGCAGCTGCTGCTCTCGTCCATCTCGCACACGATCGCCCCCGGTGCCACCGCGACGATCGACATGTATGCCAACATGGCCGCCTGGGAGGGCGGGCGCGAAGGCAACGCGGGGTCGCTCGTGTACCGGGTCGTGTATTCCGGGTCGGCGTTCATCGTGACGCCCAACGGCAAGACCCTCACGATCGAGGCCCGCGCCGATGCGAAGCCGGGCAACAGCGAGAACATCAGCGTCACGGTCGAGCAGTACGGGCAGCCCTCGGCATCCGTCCGTCTCGTCGTCGGCGCGGCACCGCCGGATGCTCCGCGAGGGGCCACCTTCACGAAGCAGTGCATCGTGACGAGCCCGAACTGCACGATCGACGTGGTCGACGTGGCGGGCGAGTACGACCCCTTCGCGGGCAAGCCCGGCTCCGGGCTGCGCCTGATGTCGCTCGGCGCGGGAGCGCGCTGCGACGTGGCCTCGATCTCGACGTCGAACAGCAAGTCGATCACGGCGAGCTGGCCCGGCGGCGGACAGGCGCCCGGCGGGCAGTGCGTCATCCCGTTCGTGGTCTCGGATGCGCAGGGGCGAACCGGAACAGGAACCCTGACGCTCGACCTGCAGGGCTTCCCGCAGGCGCCCGCGAGCGTCACCACGGTCGGCTTCACTCGCACCACCGTGGTGCTCGAGGTGCCCCTCGGCGAGGCCGGGCGCGCACACCCGAGCGTCTCGGGAGTGACGATCATGCAGGACGGATCGCCGGCGAACGCCTCATGCAGTCCCGCGGGAGGCGCGTACCGCTGCACCGTGAACGGGCTCGTCAACGGAGCGCCGCACGTCTTCACCGCAGCCGCAGTCAACGCCGTCGGCACGTCGGCCACGACCTCGCCCCTCACGAGCTGGGCGTATGCGGCGCCGGTCGTCTCGAACGCGACCGCGACGCCGGTCTACCGCCCGGGAGGCTCCGACCGCGGTCGAGGCATCGTCGCGCTCGCGATCGACGCATCGGATGACGCGCTGGCCTTCCGCATCGAGGAGACCGGCGAGATGATTCCCCGGAACGGGGGCACGACCCAGGTGGAGATCGGTCTGTCGCCCGGAGCGCAGAACCTCACGATCGTCCCCATCAGCGAGTTCCAGCCGCCGAACGGCGAGGGTGGCAACGAGGGCGGCGCCTTCCGCACCTCGGTGACGGTGGCGGGCTCTCCGTACTTCGATCCGTCGTGGACCAACGCGAGCTCACCGACCAACACGTCGATCGACGTGTCGGGCATCGCCGCGCAGGCCAACGGCAGTGCCCAGGGCCTAGACGTCGTCTACGTCGCGTGGCGCTCGGGCAATGCCAGCTGCAGCGCCGACGGCAACGGGCGGCTCTCGGTATCCGGCGCCGAGGTGCAGTCCGCCTCGCCGTCGATTCAGGGTCTTCAGCAGTATCAGGTCTACAACGTGAAGGCCTGCGCCTCGAACGGTTACGGAGTCGCGGAGTCGTCGACCGCGACGGTGTTCACCTTCAGGTCCGTCGACGGCCCCAGCGGCAACACCACGTACACTGTGGCGACCTCGCCGGCGAAGAACGGCAACCGGTACGAGTACGGTCTGTCGTCGGCTCCGGCACTCAATGTCGAAGAGGGCTTCGTCGCGCGATACAACATGTACGGGGATTGGCGAGGAGACTTCTGGCTCACCCCCGACTCGTCCCCGGGGCAGGTGCGAGCGCAGGCCTGCCACGCGCAGCAGACGGGCTCGTGCTCGGGCGCGGTGAACATCACCGCCACGACGGCGCCGACGATCGTGAATGTCGATTTCCAGGCGTGTATGCCCGCGCGTGAATCCGATGTCGTCACGGTGTCGGGAGCGGCCAGCGGGTCGTACGACCGGGTCGTCACACCCGTGGTCGACACCCCCGGTGCCTTCGACGTGAAGATCACCTGGAAGGGCGCGTACGCGACCCTGTCACCCATCACCCATCGAGTGACGGGCGCCTGCCCCTGAGGCGGGTCTCCCGATCACCACACAACCAACGAATACTCTTTCCTTATGCCTGCTCCCACAGCTGCTCCCGTCACCCTCGCTCCCGAACAGGCCGCCTGGTTCGCGGAGACCTTCTCGATCCTCAGCGGCAACGTCGAGCAGGCGATCCTCGGCAAGCGGCACGTGGTCGAGCTGGTGCTCGCCGCGGCCGTCAGCGGGGGACACGTGCTGCTCGAGGACTTCCCCGGCACAGGCAAGACGGCGCTTGCGCGCGCCATCGCCCAGACGGTGACCGGCACGAGCACCCGCATCCAGTTCACCCCCGACCTGCTGCCGGGTGATGTGACGGGCATCACGGTCTACGACCAGAAGGAGGGCGCCTTCGAGTTCCACGCCGGCCCCGTCTTCGCGAACATCGTGCTCGCCGACGAGATCAACCGCGCGAGCCCCAAAACGCAGTCCTCGCTGCTCGAGGTCATGGAAGAGGGAACCGTCACGGTCGACGGTGTCACCCGCCCGGTGCCTTCGCCGTTCCTCGTGATGGCGACGCAGAACCCCATCGAGCAGGGCGGCACCTACCGTCTGCCCGAGGCGCAGCTCGACCGGTTCATGATCAAGACGTCGATCGGCTACCCCGACGAGGCGGCCACCATGCGCATCCTCCAGGGGGCCGCGCAGCCGAAGCACGTGCTCGACGGCATCGTCGGCACCGACACCATCCTCACGATGGCCGAGATGACCCGCGGCGTCTACGTGAACCCGCTCGTCTCCGACTACATCATGCGCATCGTCGACGCCACGCGTCGGGCCTCCGAGGTCCGTCTCGGCGCGAGCGTGCGAGGCGCGATCGCGCTGTCCCGACTGGTGATGACCTGGGCCGCCAAGAACGGTCGAACCTTCGTCACGCCCGACGACGTGCGCGAGCTCGCGGTCGTGGCGCTCGCCCACCGTCTCGTGCTCGAGCCCGAGGCCGAGTTCGACGGCGTCACCGCCGTCGCCGTCGTGGGCCAGATCCTGCTCGACGTCGAGCCCCCGCGCGAGAACGGCACTGCGTGAGCTTCAGCACCGAGTCCCGTCTGACGCGCACGACGGCGGGCACGAGCACGTCGACGCGCACGTCGACGGTCACGCGCTACGACCGCACGCGCCGCGGCCCCGTCCGCGGCGCGGTCTTCGGCGTTCGTCGCGCGGCTCGCAACACGGGGCGCGCGGCGCGCGCATCCGTCGCCTGGGTGCGCGAGACGGTCACGGCGGCAGGGATGCTGGTGGCCGTGGCGCTCGTTCTCGGTCTCGTCGCCGGACTGCTGTTCGGCTGGGTCGAGGCCTGGGCCGTGGCTGCGATCGCTCTGGTGCTGCTGGTCGCCTGCATCCCGTTCATCCTCGGCACCCACGACTACCGGATCGACCTCACCCTCGATCGTGATCGGGTGGTGGCCGGAGCGGAGATCGGGGCCACCCTCGACGTCCGAAACAACGGCGAGCACCTCTCGCTCCCCGGCGTCGTCGATGTGCCGGTGGGGGAGGGGCTCGTGGAGGCGCACGTCCCGCTGCTGCGCCCCGGCTCCCATCACCGCGAGCAGCTCACGATCGCCGCTCACCGCCGCGGTGTCATCGACGTCGGTCCCATGACCATCACGCGCGGCGATCCGATCGGCATCCTCCGGCGGGAGCTCCGATGGCCAGACGTGCAGCGGATCCACGTGCACCCGGTCACGGTTCGTCTTCCCAGCACCAGCGCGGGCCTCATCCGCGACCTCGAGGGCACTCCCAGTTCGGTCCTGGTCGACGCCGACCTCTCGTTCCACGCCGTGCGCGA of Microbacterium sp. LWH13-1.2 contains these proteins:
- a CDS encoding DNA-3-methyladenine glycosylase I translates to MTSLIAGPDHRERCAWVGDDAEYRRYHDEEWGTPLHGDRALFEKMALEGFQAGLSWITILRKRPRFREVFGGFDVETVSEFDESDIERLMADAGIIRNRAKIEATIGNARLVRKMAEGELDELMWSFAPTPGIRPASFADVPAVTPESTAMSKELRRRGFRFVGPTTMYALMQSAGMVDDHIEGCWRA
- a CDS encoding serine/threonine-protein kinase; translated protein: MATRMASTPPTLAGYSYVRPLGSGGFADVFLYEQDMPRRVAAVKVLLADAVNREVLRTFNVEADISARLSAHPSIVTIYQASISADGRPYFAMEYCPDTMSARYKKAPLALAEVLDTGVRIAGALETVHRAGLLHRDIKPSNVLINSLGAPVLADFGIAAAVIDEGDGETIAMSVPWSSPEVLQERVSGSVPSEIWSLGATLYTLLAGRSPFERPDRGSNSRDQLTERIIKARYTAVPVPGIPPIIDEIFATAMHRDPAKRFASMADFAERLRWAQYELGIHPTAFEAASAEWAAAAPVSFSDSAPRGPVITTVAPDSRRAVRAARQQAAPRDRDDLPAARTKTRSPLVAGVIGALIGAAVLAGVGIAVLYLTGIL
- a CDS encoding Ig-like domain-containing protein; this encodes MAIGDRNRAETKPRSRSRLIAAISGVAALAVVVTLAVTAQGYQSQEVPRLESAVWVMRDSGQYARVNTELAEIDTVRNVDDPEAVWQSGSAAVLYAQGNRQRWDLDPASPTDLLSDSSDAGTPLASEPTPAGTREILSAGPYVAYRTDTGQVSVTTLDRGAATALVDPFAGVEVEEGEDPPTYTADAIGLSPEGLLVLYSADEGAVRRFDIDEHRFLGDPASVSSAPEAGEGLSVTVVGDRWAMLQTGSGELWLQGRDEPVELDVADDARLQEGATAGESLFIADSDGLVSVDLDSGESERVADATGVPAAPVVVGDDTYAAWLDTGGGTLWVDGETVPLRVPDEALDSATIEPVFQENGDRAVLSETGTGLIWTAPDGELIPLEQWAIEDETEQQEGTIIVEDVAEQLPPVAVDDAFGVRAGEQVILPVLLNDHDPNKKDVLTIDPDSVAGGLGDPAFGDLTLVANGQSLVVNVKAGSGQTSFTYAVTDGAAVSPPATVTLTVVDAGVNSAPVWCGVDACQQEWPTPQLLPGGSTVVSALSGWVDPEGDPFVLSDAYETDSSSPVMVVPMADGRVAIRHTDPNAADAVIAVTVVVEDVHGATAEKTLDVQVTGSPALVASPVALTARVGELQSIRISDHLSGGSGSYRLVDAVQTAATAQGLEVTPNAASGTVELTVAEPGQYVVTYTAQDVSTQAEQSAVIRITAVDGSSGLAMAPLTAFVREGEDTTVDVLRAVQNTSGRVLMLSDAVSSTPQLNVRVVGNESIRVNGTTEDGEPGVIGRATVTVADGSGAAVQGTVTVFLTPPSTVTRPIVFPDAITVRAGSLTRIAVTANDVAPRGEPLVVLPEVTGSGEAGELVFADRNALRYLAPTTPGTYRLTYSVSLERNPSLSDNGTVTVTVVPPGTNRAPTPTTLTGRVLSGQTVSLRVPANGMDSDGDRVVLTGIEQPEKGAGTATISASGESIVYRAPAAGVQGGQASFRYTVRDPQGEEGSGLVRIGVLDADVDDTAPVTFSDYVRVEAGSKTPIVLDPRSNDLDPAQSELEITELVPNAPPVKGNPLYDRLNALIDSDTDLDEGRVVLRAGDTAGTNSYFYTVKSKRTSSTAQGLIVVTVTDGAVADQPSVADTVLTARDRDDLADRGIDVVTDRVSWPSGDTSSLTLSLWGDQPGYTVQGNRIVGTAPTEGALVPFQLKGKGSGGRDVVAYGFLRIPAFDDMQVQLKPGSTPVVVDEDAAASFDVGDYVDLTASDAIEVGSGQFGAQRAAASCVAEGSGGATYRAGREAPWSDTCLVPVRLKGQERWSYIDVPISIRPAEPQLLLSSISHTIAPGATATIDMYANMAAWEGGREGNAGSLVYRVVYSGSAFIVTPNGKTLTIEARADAKPGNSENISVTVEQYGQPSASVRLVVGAAPPDAPRGATFTKQCIVTSPNCTIDVVDVAGEYDPFAGKPGSGLRLMSLGAGARCDVASISTSNSKSITASWPGGGQAPGGQCVIPFVVSDAQGRTGTGTLTLDLQGFPQAPASVTTVGFTRTTVVLEVPLGEAGRAHPSVSGVTIMQDGSPANASCSPAGGAYRCTVNGLVNGAPHVFTAAAVNAVGTSATTSPLTSWAYAAPVVSNATATPVYRPGGSDRGRGIVALAIDASDDALAFRIEETGEMIPRNGGTTQVEIGLSPGAQNLTIVPISEFQPPNGEGGNEGGAFRTSVTVAGSPYFDPSWTNASSPTNTSIDVSGIAAQANGSAQGLDVVYVAWRSGNASCSADGNGRLSVSGAEVQSASPSIQGLQQYQVYNVKACASNGYGVAESSTATVFTFRSVDGPSGNTTYTVATSPAKNGNRYEYGLSSAPALNVEEGFVARYNMYGDWRGDFWLTPDSSPGQVRAQACHAQQTGSCSGAVNITATTAPTIVNVDFQACMPARESDVVTVSGAASGSYDRVVTPVVDTPGAFDVKITWKGAYATLSPITHRVTGACP
- a CDS encoding MoxR family ATPase, with product MPAPTAAPVTLAPEQAAWFAETFSILSGNVEQAILGKRHVVELVLAAAVSGGHVLLEDFPGTGKTALARAIAQTVTGTSTRIQFTPDLLPGDVTGITVYDQKEGAFEFHAGPVFANIVLADEINRASPKTQSSLLEVMEEGTVTVDGVTRPVPSPFLVMATQNPIEQGGTYRLPEAQLDRFMIKTSIGYPDEAATMRILQGAAQPKHVLDGIVGTDTILTMAEMTRGVYVNPLVSDYIMRIVDATRRASEVRLGASVRGAIALSRLVMTWAAKNGRTFVTPDDVRELAVVALAHRLVLEPEAEFDGVTAVAVVGQILLDVEPPRENGTA
- a CDS encoding DUF58 domain-containing protein, encoding MSFSTESRLTRTTAGTSTSTRTSTVTRYDRTRRGPVRGAVFGVRRAARNTGRAARASVAWVRETVTAAGMLVAVALVLGLVAGLLFGWVEAWAVAAIALVLLVACIPFILGTHDYRIDLTLDRDRVVAGAEIGATLDVRNNGEHLSLPGVVDVPVGEGLVEAHVPLLRPGSHHREQLTIAAHRRGVIDVGPMTITRGDPIGILRRELRWPDVQRIHVHPVTVRLPSTSAGLIRDLEGTPSSVLVDADLSFHAVREYVVGDSQRHVHWKSTAKTGKLMVRQYEESRHARIAIILDLDAESYETDEEFENTVSAAASLALQGVRDGRDVLFSVSNEIPEHSRAEVLSIRTLPTVTPKALLDATSTIDAADRVMRLEAVTALTVQSYPDLSIGFLLTGSRMPLDRLRLAAVKLPASVEAVAVRSELGEQPTMRAARELAVMTLGALGDLPQMLARGALR